The following coding sequences lie in one Rutidosis leptorrhynchoides isolate AG116_Rl617_1_P2 chromosome 4, CSIRO_AGI_Rlap_v1, whole genome shotgun sequence genomic window:
- the LOC139840291 gene encoding LOW QUALITY PROTEIN: uncharacterized protein (The sequence of the model RefSeq protein was modified relative to this genomic sequence to represent the inferred CDS: substituted 1 base at 1 genomic stop codon) produces MSTLKITKKHNKHLNNPFPSNPKSIPFKQGTLFLHSQTTFSSHQIFSFGNDFELKWRSENGGHVSISHNSQPTRSIWSTIPGQSFISTAMAETEVEESRGSFIIKDRNVRLVCDHQTIDEIKVFKSQNDINFQEKDQDFVSGYDEIGSQFPVLEIKGRIFSMRKNKKGSNGEKWELLEKDVHSYVKYKFLLEQKSSNQIRFQVKLGKLNLGSSPKLSPRSYKGLVKKSSRTRKIRLRLFGSISKRKRVVMDPSNEEENVAMRDGGYECFNRICLTYSSEKNERFFGFGEQFSHMDFKGRKVPIFVQEQGIGRGDQPITFAANLVSYRAGGDWSTTYAPSPFYLTSKMKSLYLEGYDYSVFDLTHDDRVQIQIHGDSIEGRILHGNSPSELIEQFTESIGRPPELPDWIISGAVVGMQGGTDKVRHVWEELVARDVPISAFWLQDWVGERKTVIGSQLWWNWEVDETRYQGWKQLINDLSARHIKVMTYCNPCLAPVESKPDAKRNLFEEAKKLDILVKDKNGKAYMVPNTAFDVGMLDLTHPNTANWFKKILREMVDDGVRGWMADFGEGLPVDACIYSGEDPISAHNRXPEIWAQINREFTEEWKSTLTGKEKEDPSEFLVFFMRAGFRNSPKWAMLFWEGDQMVSWQANDGIKSAVVGLLSSGLCGYAFNHSDIGGYCAVNLPFLKYKRDEELLLRWMELNAFTTIFRTHEGNKPSVNSQFYSNEATLSHFARFAKVYKAWKFYRIQLVKEASQKGLPVCRHLFLHYPNDDHVHNLTYEQFLVGDEFLVVPTLDKHRKSVKAYFPVGEKCVWKHIWTGDLYDIQGSEALIDAPIGYPAVFVKNGSIVGETFLKNLREYKIM; encoded by the exons ATGTCAACCCTAAAAATCACCAAAAAACACAATAAACATCTCAACAATCCCTTTCCTTCAAACCCAAAATCTATACCCTTTAAACAGGGTACTCTGTTTTTACATTCCCAAACTACCTTTTCATCACATCAAATTTTTTCATTTGGAAATGATTTTGAGCTAAAATGGAGATCAGAAAATGGTGGGCATGTTTCAATTTCTCATAACTCACAACCTACAAGATCCATATGGTCAACAATCCCTGGTCAATCATTCATCTCTACTGCAATGGCTGAAACAGAAGTGGAAGAAAGCAGGGGATCATTCATTATAAAAGATCGAAATGTTCGATTAGTATGTGATCATCAAACAATTGATGAAATAAAAGTGTTTAAAAGTCAAAATGATATTAATTTTCAAGAAAAAGATCAAGACTTTGTATCTGGCTATGATGAAATTGGATCACAATTCCCTGTTCTTGAAATAAAAGGTAGGATTTTTAGCATGAGGAAGAACAAAAAGGGCTCAAATGGAGAAAAATGGGAACTTTTGGAGAAAGATGTACATAGTTATGTAAAGTATAAATTTTTATTAGAACAAAAGAGTAGTAATCAAATTAGGTTTCAAGTGAAACTTGGAAAACTAAATCTTGGTTCTTCACCAAAACTTTCACCAAGGAGTTACAAGGGATTGGTTAAAAAATCGAGTCGAACTAGAAAGATTCGACTTCGGTTATTCGGGTCAATTTCAAAAAGGAAACGGGTAGTCATGGATCCAAGTAACGAAGAGGAAAATGTAGCAATGAGAGATGGTGGATATGAGTGTTTTAACAGGATATGTCTTACGTATTCAAGTGAAAAGAACGAAAGATTCTTTGGGTTTGGTGAACAGTTTTCGCAcatggactttaaaggaagaaaagTTCCTATCTTTGTTCAAGAACAAGGAATTGGGAGAGGAGATCAACCAATCACTTTTGCTGCTAATTTAGTTAGCTACAG GGCTGGAGGTGACTGGAGTACAACGTATGCACCGTCACCATTTTATTTGACTTCAAAGATGAAATCTCTTTACCTTGAAGGTTACGATTATTCGGTCTTTGATCTAACACATGATGATAGAGTTCAGATACAG ATACATGGAGATAGTATTGAAGGTAGGATATTACATGGAAACTCACCTTCTGAACTCATTGAACAATTTACCGAGTCAATAGGCAGACCACCTGAACTTCCTGATTGGATCATATCTGGTGCCGTTGTTGGTATGCAAGGGGGAACAGATAAAGTTCGCCATGTTTGGGAAGAACTTGTGGCTCGTGATGTTCCAATATCAGCATTCTGGTTGCAG GATTGGGTAGGGGAGAGAAAGACAGTAATCGGGTCACAACTTTGGTGGAATTGGGAAGTGGACGAAACACGATATCAAGGATGGAAACAACTAATCAACGATCTTAGTGCTCGACACATTAAAGTGATGACATACTGCAATCCTTGTTTAGCTCCC GTGGAAAGCAAGCCAGACGCAAAGCGAAACCTGTTTGAAGAGGCGAAAAAGTTGGACATTTTAGTGAAGGACAAAAATGGAAAAGCATACATGGTTCCTAATACTGCTTTTGATGTTGGGATGTTGGATTTGACTCATCCGAATACTGCAAATTGGTTCAAGAAAATTTTACGAGAAATGGTAGACGATGGTGTTCGGGGATGGATGGCTGATTTCGGTGAAGGGCTTCCTGTTGATGCTTGCATATACTCAG GTGAGGACCCAATTTCTGCACATAATAGATAGCCAGAAATATGGGCTCAAATAAACCGGGAGTTTACAGAAGAATGGAAAAGTACACTAACAGGAAAGGAAAAAGAAGACCCGTCAGAATTTTTAGTTTTCTTTATGAGAGCGGGTTTCAGAAACAGTCCAAAATGGGCAATGCTGTTTTGGGAGGGAGATCAAATGGTGAGTTGGCAGGCTAACGATGGCATAAAAAGTGCCGTTGTTGGCTTACTAAGTAGTGGACTTTGTGGATATGCGTTTAATCATAGCGATATTGGAGGTTATTGTGCAGTAAACTTACCGTTTTTGAAGTATAAAAGGGATGAAGAGTTACTTTTAAGATGGATGGAGTTAAATGCCTTCACTACAATATTTCGGACACATGAA GGAAACAAGCCATCAGTAAATAGCCAGTTTTACTCAAACGAAGCAACGTTATCACATTTTGCACGTTTTGCAAAAGTGTACAAAGCATGGAAATTTTACAGGATCCAACTTGTAAAG GAAGCTAGTCAAAAAGGTCTTCCAGTTTGTCGACACTTATTTCTACATTACCCTAACGATGATCATGTACATAACTTGACATACGAACAGTTTCTAGTTGGTGACGAGTTCCTAGTTGTCCCCACTCTCGATAAACACAGAAAGAGTGTGAAGGCTTATTTTCCAGTTGGGGAAAAGTGTGTTTGGAAACATATATGGACCGGAGATTTGTATGATATTCAAGGTTCAGAAGCTTTGATCGATGCTCCTATTGGTTATCCAGCAGTttttgtgaaaaatggatctaTTGTTGGAGAGACTTTTTTAAAAAATTTGAGAGAATACAAGATTATGTAA